One segment of Erigeron canadensis isolate Cc75 chromosome 2, C_canadensis_v1, whole genome shotgun sequence DNA contains the following:
- the LOC122586460 gene encoding probable serine/threonine-protein kinase PBL7 isoform X1, protein MGGCCLLWTKKPKKHQNNKPLPQISSSSKPVDEKKEALKDRGYIAAQTFTLRELEAASNNFRADCLLGEGGFGRVYKGRLEMTNQAVAIKQLNRDGLQGNREFLVEVLMLSLLHHPNLVNLIGYCADGDQRLLVYEYMPLGSLDDHLHDLPFDRQKLDWTTRMKIAAGAAKGLEYLHYKASPPVIYRDLKCSNILLDSEYNPKLSDFGLAKLGPVGDESHVSTRVMGTYGYCAPEYAMTGQLTIKSDIYSFGVVLLEIITGRKAIDNSKTTCEKNIVAWARPLLQDRRKFSEMADPSLQGQYPARGLFQALSVAAMCVQEQPASRPCIADVVTALVYLASQKFEP, encoded by the exons ATGGGGGGTTGTTGTTTGCTTTGGACcaaaaaacctaaaaaacatcaaaacaacAAACCTCTTCCTCAgatctcatcatcatcaaagcCAG TTGATGAAAAGAAGGAAGCATTGAAAGATAGAGGATACATTGCAGCACAAACATTTACATTACGTGAGTTGGAAGCTGCATCCAATAACTTTAGAGCAGATTGTCTTTTGGGTGAAGGTGGATTTGGTAGAGTATATAAGGGCCGATTGGAGATGACCAACCAg GCTGTGGCAATCAAGCAACTTAATCGTGATGGTTTGCAAGGAAACCGGGAATTTCTTGTTGAAGTGCTGATGTTGAGCTTACTACACCACCCTAATTTGGTGAACTTAATTGGCTATTGTGCTGATGGAGATCAAAGACTTTTAGTTTACGAGTACATGCCACTAGGCTCATTGGACGATCATCTACATG ACCTACCCTTTGACAGACAAAAGCTTGACTGGACTACACGAATGAAAATAGCGGCTGGTGCTGCAAAAGGTTTGGAGTATTTGCATTACAAAGCAAGTCCTCCTGTTATATATCGTGATCTAAAGTGCTCTAACATCTTGCTCGATAGTGAATACAATCCAAAGCTCTCAGATTTTGGATTGGCTAAATTGGGACCTGTTGGGGACGAGAGTCATGTGTCTACCAGAGTTATGGGAACTTATGGGTATTGTGCTCCAGAATATGCAATGACAGGTCAACTCACTATAAAATCAGATATTTACAGTTTTGGAGTTGTTCTTCTGGAAATCATTACTGGGCGAAAAGCAATCGACAACTCTAAAACCACTTGCGAGAAAAATATAGTGGCGTGG GCACGACCACTACTCCAAGACAGAAGGAAATTCTCAGAGATGGCCGACCCTTCACTCCAAGGGCAGTACCCTGCACGAGGGCTCTTTCAGGCACTTTCTGTGGCTGCAATGTGCGTGCAAGAGCAGCCTGCCTCGCGCCCTTGTATTGCAGATGTAGTTACAGCCTTAGTTTATCTTGCTTCTCAAAAATTTGAACCTTGA
- the LOC122586460 gene encoding probable serine/threonine-protein kinase PBL7 isoform X2 yields MTNQAVAIKQLNRDGLQGNREFLVEVLMLSLLHHPNLVNLIGYCADGDQRLLVYEYMPLGSLDDHLHDLPFDRQKLDWTTRMKIAAGAAKGLEYLHYKASPPVIYRDLKCSNILLDSEYNPKLSDFGLAKLGPVGDESHVSTRVMGTYGYCAPEYAMTGQLTIKSDIYSFGVVLLEIITGRKAIDNSKTTCEKNIVAWARPLLQDRRKFSEMADPSLQGQYPARGLFQALSVAAMCVQEQPASRPCIADVVTALVYLASQKFEP; encoded by the exons ATGACCAACCAg GCTGTGGCAATCAAGCAACTTAATCGTGATGGTTTGCAAGGAAACCGGGAATTTCTTGTTGAAGTGCTGATGTTGAGCTTACTACACCACCCTAATTTGGTGAACTTAATTGGCTATTGTGCTGATGGAGATCAAAGACTTTTAGTTTACGAGTACATGCCACTAGGCTCATTGGACGATCATCTACATG ACCTACCCTTTGACAGACAAAAGCTTGACTGGACTACACGAATGAAAATAGCGGCTGGTGCTGCAAAAGGTTTGGAGTATTTGCATTACAAAGCAAGTCCTCCTGTTATATATCGTGATCTAAAGTGCTCTAACATCTTGCTCGATAGTGAATACAATCCAAAGCTCTCAGATTTTGGATTGGCTAAATTGGGACCTGTTGGGGACGAGAGTCATGTGTCTACCAGAGTTATGGGAACTTATGGGTATTGTGCTCCAGAATATGCAATGACAGGTCAACTCACTATAAAATCAGATATTTACAGTTTTGGAGTTGTTCTTCTGGAAATCATTACTGGGCGAAAAGCAATCGACAACTCTAAAACCACTTGCGAGAAAAATATAGTGGCGTGG GCACGACCACTACTCCAAGACAGAAGGAAATTCTCAGAGATGGCCGACCCTTCACTCCAAGGGCAGTACCCTGCACGAGGGCTCTTTCAGGCACTTTCTGTGGCTGCAATGTGCGTGCAAGAGCAGCCTGCCTCGCGCCCTTGTATTGCAGATGTAGTTACAGCCTTAGTTTATCTTGCTTCTCAAAAATTTGAACCTTGA
- the LOC122586460 gene encoding probable serine/threonine-protein kinase PBL7 isoform X3 codes for MLSLLHHPNLVNLIGYCADGDQRLLVYEYMPLGSLDDHLHDLPFDRQKLDWTTRMKIAAGAAKGLEYLHYKASPPVIYRDLKCSNILLDSEYNPKLSDFGLAKLGPVGDESHVSTRVMGTYGYCAPEYAMTGQLTIKSDIYSFGVVLLEIITGRKAIDNSKTTCEKNIVAWARPLLQDRRKFSEMADPSLQGQYPARGLFQALSVAAMCVQEQPASRPCIADVVTALVYLASQKFEP; via the exons ATGTTGAGCTTACTACACCACCCTAATTTGGTGAACTTAATTGGCTATTGTGCTGATGGAGATCAAAGACTTTTAGTTTACGAGTACATGCCACTAGGCTCATTGGACGATCATCTACATG ACCTACCCTTTGACAGACAAAAGCTTGACTGGACTACACGAATGAAAATAGCGGCTGGTGCTGCAAAAGGTTTGGAGTATTTGCATTACAAAGCAAGTCCTCCTGTTATATATCGTGATCTAAAGTGCTCTAACATCTTGCTCGATAGTGAATACAATCCAAAGCTCTCAGATTTTGGATTGGCTAAATTGGGACCTGTTGGGGACGAGAGTCATGTGTCTACCAGAGTTATGGGAACTTATGGGTATTGTGCTCCAGAATATGCAATGACAGGTCAACTCACTATAAAATCAGATATTTACAGTTTTGGAGTTGTTCTTCTGGAAATCATTACTGGGCGAAAAGCAATCGACAACTCTAAAACCACTTGCGAGAAAAATATAGTGGCGTGG GCACGACCACTACTCCAAGACAGAAGGAAATTCTCAGAGATGGCCGACCCTTCACTCCAAGGGCAGTACCCTGCACGAGGGCTCTTTCAGGCACTTTCTGTGGCTGCAATGTGCGTGCAAGAGCAGCCTGCCTCGCGCCCTTGTATTGCAGATGTAGTTACAGCCTTAGTTTATCTTGCTTCTCAAAAATTTGAACCTTGA
- the LOC122586459 gene encoding rab GTPase-activating protein 1-like, translating into MKNATSPVLNPSSSSTEHKRDAYGFAVRPQHVQRFREYSSIYKEEEEERSDRWKDFLKRQLEAAQLPEVGWTAEANDTSGKKLGHDDSQKEEAVPTNQTQIWSHIRPSLRAIEDLMNARVRKKINVSNTEKDEEAEEPALFEDAKPAKAGIEEDSEEEFYDLERSESDPTQNVPSSNGDLSAPAAIIESSIPWKEELECLVQGGVPMALRGELWQAFVGVKGRRIENYYQSLLDPDTKNDNSKTSTIDSVCLPEKWKGQIEKDLPRTFPGHPALDDDGRNALRRLLTAYARHNPSVGYCQAMNFFAGLLLLLMPEENAFWALMGILDDYFDGYYSEEMLESQVDQLVFEELVRERFPKLVNHLDYLGVQVAWVSGPWFLSIFMNMLPWESVLRVWDVLLFQGNRVMLFRTALALMELYGPALVTTKDAGDAITLLQSLAGSTFDSSQLVLTACMGYQNVNEPRLQVLRNKHRPAVETALEERSKGLQMLKEKKIVQIGNMTNGVLSRIDSESSNENELYMGISGDVEIDSVPDLQEQISWLKNELCMILDEKQSSTLRAEELETALMEMVKQDNRQQLIAKVEQLEREIAELHQALTCKQEQENAMLQVLMRVEQEQRVTEDARIYAEQDAAAQRYAAHVLQEKYEAATTSLAEMEERLVMAESMLEATLQYQTVQPKAQPSPRSTNHEPSATRTSQEFSQDIPVRKISLLSRPFGLGWLDKNKEKPVEEAHLVKSNDELKILNTLKDTNGHQMEEVSLG; encoded by the exons ATGAAGAATGCCACATCACCAGTTCTgaatccttcttcttcttcaactgaACATAAGAG AGATGCTTATGGTTTTGCAGTGAGACCTCAGCATGTACAGAGATTCCGTGAATATTCAAGCATCTACAAG GAGGAAGAGGAGGAACGATCTGATAGGTGGAAGGACTTTCTGAAACGGCAATTGGAGGCGGCTCAGTTGCCTGAAGTTGGCTGGACTGCAGAAGCAAATGATACAAGTGGTAAAAAACTTGGTCATGATGATAGTCAAAAGGAAGAAGCAGTTCCAACTAATCAAACACAGATATGGTCTCACATTAGACCTTCCCTTCGAGCCATTGAGGATTTGATGAATGCCCGTGTTAGGAAGAAGATTAATGTTTCCAATACTGAGAAAGATGAAGAAGCTGAAGAACCCGCTTTGTTTGAAGATGCTAAACCTGCAAAAGCAGGTATTGAGGAGGATTCTGAAGAAGAATTCTATGATTTAGAGAGGTCAGAGTCAGACCCAACTCAAAACGTCCCTTCAAGTAATGGTGATTTAAGTGCCCCAGCTGCCATTATTGAATCATCAATTCCATGGAAAGAAGAATTGGAATGTCTTGTCCAGGGAGGAGTGCCAATGGCTCTTAGAGGAGAG CTCTGGCAAGCTTTTGTGGGAGTGAAGGGACGTCGCATTGAAAATTATTATCAAAGTCTTTTGGATCCCGATACAAAGAATGATAATAGTAAGACGTCAACTATCGATTCTGTATGCTTACCTGAAAAATGGAAAGGGCAGATAGAGAAG GACCTACCTCGAACATTTCCAGGTCACCCTGCTTTGGATGATGATGGTAGAAATGCTTTGAGACGTTTACTCACTGCATATGCTAGACATAACCCATCTGTTGGCTACTGTCAG GCCATGAATTTCTTTGCTGGATTGTTATTGCTGCTGATGCCAGAAGAAAACGCTTTCTG GGCTCTGATGGGAATCCTTGATGACTATTTTGATGGCTATTATTCAGAGGAAATGTTAGAATCTCAG GTTGATCAACTTGTGTTTGAGGAGTTGGTGCGTGAGAGGTTTCCGAAACTGG TTAATCATCTGGATTACCTTGGAGTGCAAGTAGCGTGGGTATCCGGGCCATGGTTCCTTTCAATATTTATGAATATGCTTCCCTGGGAAAGTG TTCTTAGAGTTTGGGATGTGCTTCTGTTTCAAGGAAATCGTGTTATGTTGTTTCGAACTGCCCTTGCTTTGATGGAGTTGTATG GACCTGCATTAGTCACAACGAAAGATGCCGGAGATGCCATTACATTGCTGCAATCACTGGCTGGATCGACATTTGATAGTAGTCAACTTGTCTTAACGGCTTGTATGGGTTATCAAAATGTGAATGAGCCAAGATTGCAAGTTCTGCGAAATAAACATAGACCGGCTGTTGAAACTGCACTCGAGGAAAGATCAAAGGGACTTCAaatgttgaaagaaaagaaaatcgtTCAGATAGGAAACATGACAAATGGTGTATTGTCAAGAATAGATTCCGAGTCTTCTAATGAAAATGAACTTTATATGGGTATATCAGGAGACGTGGAGATCGATTCTGTTCCAGATCTTCAAGAACAG ATCTCGTGGCTAAAGAACGAGTTGTGCATGATACTAGATGAAAAACAATCTTCAACACTCAG AGCTGAGGAGTTGGAAACTGCCCTAATGGAGATGGTAAAGCAGGATAACAGACAACAATTAATTGCAAAG GTTGAACAATTAGAGCGAGAAATAGCTGAGCTACACCAAGCTCTTACTTGCAAACAGGAACAGGAAAACGCCATGCTTCAG GTTTTGATGAGAGTAGAGCAAGAACAAAGGGTAACTGAAGATGCGCGCATATATGCTGAGCAAGATGCTGCCGCCCAGAGATATGCTGCTCATGTGCTTCAG GAAAAATATGAAGCAGCAACTACTTCCCTTGCTGAAATGGAGGAGAGACTTGTTATGGCAGAATCAATGTTGGAGGCTACCTTGCAATACCAAACCGTACAGCCTAAAGCACAGCCTTCACCTAG ATCGACAAATCATGAACCTTCAGCGACAAGGACCAGTCAAGAGTTCTCCCAAGACATACCTGTTAGAAAGATCAGTCTATTATCAAGACCATTTGGACTCGGGTGGCTCGACAAGAACAAG GAGAAGCCTGTTGAAGAAGCACACCTTGTCAAGTCTAATGATGAGTTAAAGATTCTGAATACGCTGAAAGACACCAATGGTCATCAAATGGAGGAAGTATCCCTGGGCTGA
- the LOC122589081 gene encoding protein CMSS1 has product MAKPQQHSNSKAKTKYNKNNKFSNKLKPISKSSKKIKKTKPKQQQLPPPPPGSPPPALLTTASQQLDFFIQQYQSSNGFQLSSLELESFSEACIVKLSDSVPQDVSNLSEHMKSSFGSSWKEALCKKQIPGKSSVPGSPALLTISLSALRSLEILRSLKPFTKECHAAKLFAKHLKIEDQVSCLTNHVNVACGTPSRIKKLIDMEALGLSRLSVIVLDMYTDVKGFTLFNIPQIRDEFWELYTTHFHQRILDGTLRICLYGPIDANKFKAKKGKTDANE; this is encoded by the exons ATGGCAAAACCACAACAACACTCAAAttcaaaagcaaaaacaaaatataataagaataataagtTTTCAAATAAGCTCAAACCCATCTCAAAATCAtccaaaaagattaaaaaaaccaaacccaaaCAACAGCAGCTTCCGCCGCCGCCACCAGGATCACCACCACCGGCACTGTTGACCACCGCTTCACAGCAGCTTGACTTTTTCATTCAACAGTATCAATCGTCTAATGGGTTTCAACTTTCCTCTCTTGAACTTGAATCTTTTTCAG AGGCATGTATTGTCAAACTATCTGATAGTGTACCTCAGGATGTCAGTAATTTAAGTGAACACATGAAGTCTTCCTTTGGATCATCTTGGAAAGAAGCCTTGTGTAAAAAGCAGATTCCTGGGAAAAGTTCTGTACCTGGGAGTCCCGCACTACTTACGATTAGTTTATCAGCACTAAGATCGCTAGAAATTCTCAG GAGTTTGAAGCCTTTCACTAAAGAATGCCATGCCGCAAAACTTTTTGCTAAGCATTTGAAGATTGAAGATCAG GTTTCTTGCTTGACGAATCACGTTAATGTTGCTTGTGGTACACCTAGCAG GATCAAAAAGTTGATTGACATGGAAGCGTTGGGACTGTCACGATTATCTGTTATTGTGCTTGATATGTATACAGATGTCAAGGGATTCACTCTTTTTAACATCCCTCAAATCAG GGATGAATTCTGGGAATTGTACACAACTCATTTTCATCAACGGATCCTAGATGGCACTCTTCGAATCTGTCTATATGGTCCCATTGATGCTAACAAATTCAAAGCAAAGAAGGGAAAAACGGATGCAAATGAGTGA